The Daphnia pulicaria isolate SC F1-1A chromosome 12, SC_F0-13Bv2, whole genome shotgun sequence genome contains a region encoding:
- the LOC124316106 gene encoding LOW QUALITY PROTEIN: pleckstrin homology domain-containing family G member 1-like (The sequence of the model RefSeq protein was modified relative to this genomic sequence to represent the inferred CDS: inserted 2 bases in 1 codon) translates to MTTESESVSAGHFNLDESLDAVAATCGGSVTGAAAATPSGASAAAAGSGSPSRRPRSSATVNSDLHHLRHSGDSGDSGVSSPGPPSSEASEQKHSGEEEKEEDADEEDDRGSDNLSYRDRVVMEVVESETVYVRDLQQVVEGYLYFWRDEGERAPLSPEQAVALFGNVDDIYRFNSQFLTQLQSYGLDPVEVARCFVRNNSGFTIYTDYCTNYPRKVSVLTDLMRNEAASRACHERQTQLQHTLPLGSYLLKPVQRILKYHLLLQNIVKHCDRSQTPGYTDIIVALSAMTGIAHHINDMKRKHEHAVRVQEVQSLXWTYGELVAEGSFRMYGAKAPRHVFLLDRMLLIVKRKENGTLGYKVHIMCSNLILIESVPGEPLSFHVIPFDNPRQQYTLEARNLEQKREWALQLKRVILENYDAVIPHHARQLVLQLGQDQRCNQERPASNS, encoded by the exons ATGACGACCGAATCCGAGAGCGTCTCTG CCGGCCATTTCAATTTAGACGAGAGTCTGGACGCCGTTGCTGCAACTTGCGGCGGTAGCGTCACGGGGGCCGCTGCTGCAACTCCGTCGGGCGCATCAGCGGCTGCGGCCGGTTCAGGTTCGCCCAGCCGCCGACCGCGAAGCAGCGCCACCGTCAACAGCGATCTCCATCATCTGAGGCACTCGGGCGACTCTGGAGACAGCGGCGTGAGCAGTCCCGGCCCGCCCAGCTCGGAGGCATCGGAGCAGAAACATTCGGGCGAAgaggagaaggaagaagacGCGGACGAGGAGGACGACAGAGGCAGCGACAATCTCTCGTACAGGGACCGCGTCGTCATGGAGGTGGTCGAGTCCGAAACCGTCTACGTCCGCGACTTGCAGCAGGTCGTCGAG ggttatttgtatttttggcGGGACGAAGGGGAGCGAGCGCCGCTGAGTCCCGAACAGGCGGTCGCCCTTTTCGGCAACGTGGACGACATTTACCGTTTCAACAGCCAATTCCTGACGCAACTGCAGTCGTACGGGCTCGATCCCGTTGAGGTGGCACGCTGCTTCGTCCGCAACAATTCCGGCTTCACCATCTACACCGACTACTGCACCAACTACCCCAG GAAAGTGTCGGTGCTGACAGATTTGATGAGGAACGAGGCGGCCAGCCGGGCGTGTCACGAGAGGCAGACGCAATTGCAGCACACGCTGCCGCTCGGCTCCTACCTGCTCAAACCGGTCCAGCGCATCCTCAAGTACCACCTGTTGCTGCAAAACATCGTCAAGCACTGCGACCGATCGCAGACGCCCGGCTACACGGACATCATCGTGGCCCTGTCGGCCATGACGGGCATCGCTCACCACATCAACGACATGAAGCGAAAGCACGAACACGCCGTCAGAGTCCAGGAGGTGCAGAGTCT TTGGACCTACGGCGAACTGGTGGCCGAGGGCTCGTTCCGCATGTACGGAGCCAAGGCGCCACGCCACGTTTTCTTGCTGGATCGCATGTTGCTCATCGTCAAGCGAAAGGAGAACGGCACTTTGGGCTACAAAGTTCACATCATG TGTTCCAATCTCATCCTGATTGAGAGTGTTCCCGGCGAGCCGCTTAGTTTTCACGTCATCCCGTTTGACAACCCGCGCCAGCAGTACACCCTCGAG GCAAGGAATCTGGAACAGAAAAGGGAATGGGCGCTGCAATTGAAGCGTGTCATCCTGGAGAACTACGACGCCGTCATTCCACACCACGCCCGCCAATTGGTCCTGCAGTTGGGTCAGGACCAGCGCTGCAACCAGGAGAGGCCGGCTAGCAACAGTTGA